In Fragaria vesca subsp. vesca linkage group LG1, FraVesHawaii_1.0, whole genome shotgun sequence, the sequence AAATAAGACATTATTAATTATCACCGGTGCATTATGATTAACTTTCTACAGAGTACATGATGTTGATGAGTTTCTATTGGATTCTTGTATCATTGAAGTGCGGAGTTCAGCTAGTCATTCATTTTTGACAACACAAATCGATACATTTCTAGCATAAGAAACTTAATATATAGCTAGTTATTGCGGACTGGGGCTATCAGGCTTTGAGCAATAATAACGTACATGTGGTTGCGTGCATGGTCACAGAGTAAATTAGGTGACTATCTACCACGATATTTATTTTGGTTCTTGATTTGGTATGGTATGTCTGATGGGTCCGAAGGACACAGAAGAATGAAGATACGGAGGAGTGATACAACCCTTAAGCAGCGGTAACTCTAGATTACTTAGAAGATGACTGGTTACTAGGTAGCTGGAATTGACTTGAATGAGTTTGATCAGAAAANNNNNNNNNNNNNNNNNNNNGAGAAAGATAAACTCGATCTTATATTGATAAAAAATCATGTTGAACTTATTTCACTTTGGTTCAACACAGAAACAAAAGCAATGTTGTAATACAGGAAATAGATATATGTAGTACTCGTACACGCTTAGGTCTCCCTTGAATCATTTGACTTTGGTTTCGAACCTTCCCTCCTGCTCCATGCTACTGACTTTGTTTGATAAAGCTTTTCGGTTTTTCTGAAGCTCAGTCGGGAGCTTAACGTCAGTTGCCAAACCAACCATTTCAAGAAACCTTATCAAATACCAAGTAATATCGATTTGCCACCATTCGAAACCTTGTCGAGCTGAGTACTCAAAAGCATGGTGATTATTATGCCAACCTTCTCCATGAGCTAGCAATCCAAACAACCTAAACCACACAATTCATAATTAGATTTCATTACATGTAGAGAAATAGAAACTATATATATACTTTGTAATCATATCAAGTGCGTATACCAGTTGTTTTTGGACAAATCACCAGTATCCCATACTTGGTTTCCCCATATGTGGCAGATCGAATTTATCGAAAATGTTACATGGAGAAGAAATATTGTTCTCACCGCCTACAAATAATCAAAAGAATTAAACATAGTTACGGATTTGTTACATAGAAAGGACGATGCATTTAGATATTAGCAAATGTATATAAGAGAAGTTTAATTACCAGTGCCCAAACTAAATAAGGCATTCCTCCTATGCGATAGAGCACAACTCCACAAGCAATACAGTGATAAGGGTAAGTGTAATGAAGAAACTTATAGAAGCTTTGTTTCTTCAAATCTCCAACATTGTATAGTTTTCCATCATACTGCACAATTTCAAATTTAATTAACAATAAGTACGTGTTAATTTAATATAAAAAAAAGTAGTGCTAAAGGGCCTTAATAAAACCAAATATTTGTGGCCTTAATCCTATGTGTCATGCATAGTAAGTAAATAAAATACTTATTTCCTATTCCACGTACATAATATTTCTTGCCAAATCATAAGATTGCATTACCAATTTTACCATTTCCATTTTCTTTTAGATCTTAAGAAGAAGGTAAATCAATGATATTAATGAAGTTTTATTAAATAATGGAAACAAATATTGCATATTAATAACAACCTTTAATTATGTATAAATCTAAGGAATGTTTCTTATATATTGAATTAACATGTTTTTCAATTTTAATTATTTTTATCAAATAAACTCTAAACTCTAACCCTAGTTCGTCCAAAAACTAAATTCAGATTATAATTATTCAAAATTATCTATAATTCGTCCAACAAAAAAATTTATATACAAATAATTCCTCTAAATGATTTACATACAGATTATTGTTTTAATTCGTCCAACAAAATTATATAATATACTCTTTGTAAATATTATAATATAAAGTTAGGGGGAAATTTTGATTTTTTATATTTCTATTTAATTACATATTTAGAAAAAGAAAGCTAAAATAGTTTTTTTTTAATGGAAAACTAAAAATTTAGATCTATTGTTCGGAATGGTAAGATGGTCTTTTTACTTAAGTATTATATGACATAAGATTTTAAATATGTTATGTGTCTAAATATTTGGTATGCCATATAGGTTTAAAGCCTAAAATCATTTTCCCAAAAAAATTATGCATGTAGTAATTAATCAAGTGAGGAGAACATGAGATTTCTACGTACACTCCCAAAACGTTTACGAAAATCAAAAATCCAGCCAATATGACTAAACCAGAAACCCTTAAGAGGAGTATGAGGGTCACTCGGCGTGTCTGTAAACTGGTGATGACTCCTGTGCGAGCTAACCCATTCTAATGGACTTCCCTGTAATATAAACACCAAAAACCAACTTCAAAACTTTATAATGAAGATTGTAGTAACTAAAAGTGAAAAGAATGAAAGCTAGAGAATATATGATGAACCTGAAGTGAATGAACGGCACAATAGGCGAAGAAGTATTCCAGCCATTTGGGAAGCTTGAAGCTTTTGTGGGCGAGATTTCTATGGAAAGATAGAGTTACTCCCACACCGGTGACATAGTAGAGTGCTACACCCAACCAAAACGCAGACCAGGTGAAGTAAAATGGCGCCAGAAGAGCAATGAGATGAACAACAGAGAGGGTGATGACACTAGCGATGTCGACGCCATTCCATTGCCTCCCCAGAAAATATACCGGCTTCTGCACCACCCAAAGCAGCCTTGCCATTTTCTTCAAGCTAAGCTTATATTATCTGCTTTGCTAGCTTCTCTCTTCTG encodes:
- the LOC101308020 gene encoding palmitoyl-monogalactosyldiacylglycerol delta-7 desaturase, chloroplastic-like, with translation MARLLWVVQKPVYFLGRQWNGVDIASVITLSVVHLIALLAPFYFTWSAFWLGVALYYVTGVGVTLSFHRNLAHKSFKLPKWLEYFFAYCAVHSLQGSPLEWVSSHRSHHQFTDTPSDPHTPLKGFWFSHIGWIFDFRKRFGSYDGKLYNVGDLKKQSFYKFLHYTYPYHCIACGVVLYRIGGMPYLVWALAVRTIFLLHVTFSINSICHIWGNQVWDTGDLSKNNWLFGLLAHGEGWHNNHHAFEYSARQGFEWWQIDITWYLIRFLEMVGLATDVKLPTELQKNRKALSNKVSSMEQEGRFETKVK